One Electrophorus electricus isolate fEleEle1 chromosome 10, fEleEle1.pri, whole genome shotgun sequence genomic region harbors:
- the LOC118242144 gene encoding retinol dehydrogenase 12-like has protein sequence MAHKWGNINLDDINSEKSYDKSKAYSQSKLANVLFTRSLAKKLQGTGVTVYAVHPGVVQTELWRHLSGPQQAAMCLIRPITKTPVQGAQTTIYCSVAPELETETGKYYSDCASASCSNVAMDDDMAQRLWDLSCQMLNIMWD, from the exons ATGGCTCATAAGTGGGGGAACATTAATCTGGATGATATTAACAGTGAGAAGAGCTATGATAAGTCAAAAGCTTACAGTCAGAGCAAACTGGCCAATGTGCTCTTTACTCGCTCCTTAGCTAAAAAACTACAAG GTACGGGTGTAACAGTGTATGCAGTCCACCCAGGTGTAGTGCAGACAGAACTGTGGAGACACTTGAGTGGACCCCAGCAAGCAGCCATGTGTTTAATCAGGCCCATTACCAAGACACCAGTGCAGGGAGCCCAAACCACCATCTACTGTTCTGTAGCTCCAGAACTGGAGACAGAGACTGGCAAGTATTACAG TGACTGTGCATCTGCAAGCTGCTCTAATGTTGCTATGGATGATGATATGGCACAGCGGCTCTGGGATCTCAGCTGCCAGATGCTCAATATAATGTGGGATTAA
- the ptchd3a gene encoding patched domain-containing protein 3: MARCRTSCLEKPLCLGFRRLGGFIGRYPCWFLFLPLFLAGGLGSGFIFLREREANGIEDQFTPVNGPAKLERAFIQEHFTNDSDFSQLRLTSEGTYASVIITGLQQKNILTVDAFTEILDLDNEVKNVNTGDTFVSLCAQTAGKCMSNAVLDFINFTASKIQSTKIKYPVYEDIFIGSSIGGVELKAGSSEIISAEAIRLFYFLKEDDESKNVLWLKAFIKTMSTYKEPKTVSLSYFTSLSREEEFESSSASVIPFFSITYCLSINIAIISCLRLDCVRNKVWVASCGVLSAGLAVLSSFGLLLFCGIQFPMTVATAPFLILGIGVDDMFIMISCWQKTKVMDKVEDRLAETYEEAAVSITITTITDVLAFYIGLMTPFRSVQSFCLYTGTAVLFCYIYNITFFGAFLALNGRREQSNRHWLTCMVVSKKKDCPDGNICCVGGEYDDLTGTETEMLLNLFFKKYYGPFLTNSWTKVFVIFLYGGYLAASIYGCVQMQEGIELKHLAVDDSYVVKYYDKEKYFKEYGPSVMIVIRDEKFQYWNSSARASLDFCLQEFNKLTMTSKHLLISWLHSYLQQTSLDLNDENIFKNKLVIFLRASGFSQDVNFTNNQIIASRMFIQTVNISTAADEKNMLNAFRETAEKCVKSKEAVDILVYHHAFIYFDQYSVIVSNTIQNIIVATLAMFFVSLLLIPNPICSIWVTFAIVSVIVGVAGFMALWDVNLDSISMINLVICIGFSVDFSAHISYAFVSSKEQTANKKAIDALYNLGYPMIQAALSTVAGIVVLSAAQSYIFRTFFKIMFLVILFGSIHGIMILPVFLSLFGACGNAHTSIIPKTPQNHKVTGSNIKNHSYTYSNSDFTHQMEVKNKAYTHDISSDQHIYRTNENILPNGNKLPAIKNHATGPIYSISGMSLDPDCP, translated from the exons ATGGCTAGATGCAGAACCAGCTGCTTAGAAAAACCACTGTGCTTGGGCTTTAGACGCCTCGGAGGTTTTATTGGTAGATACCcgtgttggtttttgtttttacctttaTTCCTAGCAGGTGGACTGGGATCGGGTTTCATTTTTCTTCGAGAGAGGGAGGCAAATGGCATTGAGGACCAGTTTACGCCTGTAAACGGTCCCGCTAAACTTGAGAGGGCTTTTATACAAGAACACTTCACAAACGATAGTGATTTTTCCCAGCTTAGGCTTACATCGGAGGGAACGTACGCCTCGGTAATTATTACTGGTTTGCAGCAGAAAAATATACTAACAGTAGACGCGTTTACCGAAATACTTGACTTGGACAACGaagttaaaaatgttaatacagGGGACACTTTTGTGAGCCTTTGTGCTCAAACTGCTGGGAAGTGCATGTCAAATGCAGTTTTAGATTTTATAAACTTCACTGCGAGTAAAATTCAAAGTACCAAAATTAAGTATCCAGTGTATGAAGACATTTTCATAGGATCTTCGATTGGAGGTGTGGAGCTGAAAGCAGGAAGCTCGGAGATAATCAGCGCAGAAGCGATTagacttttttatttcttaaaagaGGACgatgaaagtaaaaatgttcTTTGGCTGAAGGCTTTCATTAAAACCATGTCCACCTACAAAGAACCAAAAACG GTGTCTCTGTCTTATTTCACTTCATTATCAAGAGAGGAAGAGTTTGAAAGCAGTTCAGCGTCTGTGATTCCTTTCTTCTCCATCACTTATTGTTTGTCCATTAATATTGCAATAATATCTTGTTTGag GTTGGACTGTGTGAGGAACAAGGTATGGGTTGCGTCATGTGGGGTTCTTTCAGCTGGCTTGGCTGTGCTGTCCAGTTTTGGGTTGCTGCTCTTCTGTGGAATACAGTTTCCTATGACAGTGGCTACAGCTCCTTTTTTAATTTTGG GGATTGGGGTTGATGACATGTTCATTATGATTTCCTGCTGGCAGAAAACAAAAGTTATGGATAAAGTTGAAGATCGTTTGGCGGAAACATATGAAGAAGCAGCCGTATCAATCACTATCACCACAATAACTGATGTTCTAGCTTTCTACATTGGTCTTATGACTCCATTCCGCTCAGTGCAGTCTTTCTGTTTGTACACTGGTACAGCTGTGCTCTTTTGCTACATCTACAACATCACATTTTTTGGTGCCTTTCTAGCCTTAAATGGAAGAAGGGAACAAAGCAATAGACACTGGCTGACCTGCATGGTAGTTTCTAAAAAAAAGGACTGTCCTGATGGTAATATTTGCTGTGTGGGAGGGGAGTATGATGATTTGACTGGTACTGAAACAGAAATGCtacttaatttgttttttaagaaataCTATGGGCCTTTTTTGACTAATTCTTGGACTAAAGTGTTTGTGATTTTTCTCTACGGTGGGTATTTAGCTGCTAGCATCTATGGGTGCGTCCAAATGCAAGAGGGAATTGAACTAAAACATTTAGCTGTAGATGACTCCTATGTGGTTAAATACTATGATAAAGAAAAGTACTTTAAAGAGTATGGTCCCAGTGTTATGATAGTTATCAGGGATGAGAAATTTCAGTATTGGAATTCTTCTGCACGAGCAAGCCTTGATTTTTGTCTTCAGGAATTTAACAAACTGACCATGACCTCAAAACATTTACTCATATCTTGGCTTCATTCCTACTTACAACAAACATCTTTAGATTTAAATgatgaaaacatatttaaaaataagctGGTAATATTTCTAAGAGCTTCAGGATTCAGTCAAGACGTCAACTTTACTAATAACCAAATCATTGCCTCCCGCATGTTTATTCAGACAGTAAACATTAGTACAGCAGCTGATGAAAAGAATATGCTGAATGCTTTTAGAGAAACTGCTGAAAAATGTGTTAAGTCAAAAGAAGCAGTAGACATATTAGTTTACCACCATGCCTTTATCTATTTTGATCAGTATTCTGTCATAGTAAGCAATACTATCCAAAACATAATAGTTGCTACTCTGGCTATGTTCTTTGTTTCCCTGCTATTGATACCAAACCCTATCTGCTCAATATGGGTAACTTTTGCTATTGTGTCTGTCATTGTGGGTGTGGCTGGTTTTATGGCATTATGGGATGTCAATCTAGACTCAATATCTATGATCAATTTAGTCATTTGCATTGGTTTTTCTGTTGATTTCTCTGCACACATATCCTATGCTTTTGTTTCAAGTAAGGAACAGACAGCAAATAAGAAGGCTATAGATGCCCTCTATAACCTTGGCTATCCAATGATACAGGCAGCACTGTCCACTGTTGCAGGGATAGTGGTGCTATCAGCTGCTCAAAGCTATATATTTAGGACTTTCTTTAAAATCATGTTTTTGGTCATCCTTTTTGGGTCAATTCATGGCATAATGATCTtacctgtgtttctgtctttatttgGAGCATGTGGGAATGCACACACTTCAATCATACCTAAAACCCCTCAAAATCATAAAGTTACAGGGTCCAACATTAAGAATCATTCTTATACTTACTCCAATTCGGATTTTACCCACCAGATGGAGgttaaaaataaagcatataCACATGATATATCAAGCGATCAGCATATATacagaacaaatgaaaacattttgcccAATGGTAACAAACTACCAGCAATTAAGAATCATGCAACTGGCCCCATCTATTCAATATCAGGCATGAGCTTGGATCCTGACTGTCCTTAA